In Salvelinus sp. IW2-2015 unplaced genomic scaffold, ASM291031v2 Un_scaffold2836, whole genome shotgun sequence, the genomic stretch AGTCTCTATTCCATGTGGACACAACTACTGCAAGGCCTGTATCAGTGGATACTGGGATACCAGTGACCTGTGCCKGTGTCCaatgtgtaaaaaaacatttgataagAGYRCAGATCTGTTTGTCAATACTTTCATTTCTGAGATGGCTGCTCAGTTCAGACAGACAGTTGAAGTTAAAGCTACCAGCAGCCCACACCAATGCCTTGACATAATTCTAGAATTATCCTGTGACATCTGCACTGGGATGAAGCTCAAGGCCCTGAAGTCCTGCCTGGTGTGTCAGACCTCTGAATGTGAGACTCACCTGGAGCCTCATCAGAGAGTCCCAGCCTTAAAGAGACACAAGCTGGTCAACCCTGTGGAGAACCTGGAAGACAGGATGTGTAAGAAGCATGACAGACCTCTAGAGCTGTTCTGTAGGACTGACCAGACTTGTGTGTGTCAGTTCTGCACTGAGACAGACCACAAGACTCATGACACTGTCCCTCTAGAGGAagagtgtggagagaggaaggctCAACTGGGGAAGACTGAGGCAGAAGTGCAMCAGATGATCCAGAAACGACTGRAGAAGGTTCAGGAGATCAAACATTCAGTAGATCTGAGTCAGAAAGCTGCAGAGAGGTAGATATCAGACTGTGTACAGGTCTTCACTGCTCTGGTGCGCTCCATTGAGAGAAGCCAGGCTGAGCTCATTGAGGTGATTGAGGAGAAGCAGAAAGCAGCAGAGAGGCAGGCMGAAGGGCTCATtaaagagctggagcaggaaaTCACTGAGRTACAGAGGAGAAGCACTGAGCTGGAGCAGCTCTCACACACTGAGGACCAGCTCCACCTCCTCCAGAGCTTACCATCACTCTGCACCCTTCCACCAACCAAGGACTGGTCAGAGATCAGTGTTTACAGTGATCTGTGTGTGGAGACTGTGAGGAGAGCTGTGTCTCAGCTGGCGGTAACACagaataaagagatggagaagctTCCTGAAGTCAAACTAAAGAGGATTCAGCAGTATGCAGTGGATGTGACTCTGGACCCTGATACAGCACATCCCTACGTCATCATGTCTGAAGATGGGAAACAAGTGAGACACGGAGGCACACGGCTTAATCGTCCTTATAATCCAAATAGGTTTGatcaagttttaaatgtcctagGAAAGGAGGGTTTCTCCCCAGGGAGATTTTACTATAAGGTGAATGTTCAGGTGAAAACCATGTGGACTTTAGGAGTGGCCAGAGAGTCCATCAACAGGAAGGGGAACATCACAAAGAGCCCATTAAATGGATACTGGACTGTGGTCCTGAGGGATGAGAGTAAGTACTCAGCCTGTACCTTCCCCCGTGTCTCCTTATACCCGAGAGAGAAGCCCCAGAAGGTggggtgtttgtggattatgaggagggtcaggtctccttttatgatgtggaggccaggtctcatATCTGACCTTTCACTGGCTGCACCTTCACTGAGAAAGTCTATCCATTCCTTGGCCCTGGCAATGATAAAGGTGAAAACTCTTCCCTTCTGTTCATCTCTCCTGTCAATCACCCAAACTGAGTtctgaactgaactaaatgaccagTACATTTAGTAAATGTAGAATAATCATAATCTGTCATCATACAGTACACCAGGGAGAATATTTCACTGTAATGTAATtactggtggtggtggttgtttgGGTCCACCAGCATTGTCAGCTATAAGAAGATATACGATCTCTCCAGGCTCATAAGGTATATCTGTTACATTTCCGAGTTACATTTCTGAGGAATTTCTGATAATGAGATAATATAAGcaacattttagttttttaagCTCATTTATTGTTTGCACTGTATACCTCTAATAACCTTTAATAAACTTGAATCCTGGATTTGGAATCATACAGTAGAAGTAAGAAATACTTGAGTCATTTTGATACACTATCCTAGTCATTCAGTGGAAGTGGTTTCAGTCCGAGCCTGTCTCGGTATTGGTCCATGTATGGCCGAGCCGCCTCCCACACCTAGAGAAGGCCATGGGTGAGAAACATAAACAGAGAAGTTAATTTTTATCTGCCTCGTTATCAATTACCTGGAATGATGAATATAATACTGAGATGGGGTGAGTCTCTTGCCTTTTCCTCCCTGAGGAGCGTGTGAGCAGCCTCGATGTCAGGACTCATTTGACGGTCATGATCCCAAGGCCTGATGGGAAATAAGAATAAACTGATGTGCTGGAGAACTCTCCCCACACCTTTCCAGAACAACAACATTGGGCAGTCCTCGAATCAGAGATCCACATTCTCATGGTTCGTACCTGACAACAGTACGCACTAGCTCATGGACTTTCTCCAGAGGGGTAGTGGACTTGAGCGGGCGGAGAAACTCCAGGGCTTGACAGGCAGCGAGCAGCTCTatggccagaactgaaaagcagAGATTCCTTTTTATTCTCATGGTTAACTCTGTATGCATGATATTTGATGGGACGAGCATATCACACACTAATGCCACGTGACTGTACTATACGAGTTACCTTGCtctacgtgttccaccaccctcAGGGCCTTCCTAGCGGCCCAGCCACCCATAGATACGTGGTCTTCAGTGGCTGCGCTGGTGGACAGGGAGTCCACGGAGGACGGGTGGCACAACGCCTTGCTCTCAGATACTGCAGGggagcagagacagacacacacactaacgttttctgtgtgaacacacacacacacactcaaacacgcacacacagagacctaCCAAGGGCGGCAGCAGTGCAGTGTGCAATCATGAAGCCAGAGTTGAGGCCTCCGTCTTGGACCAGGAAGGCAGGCAGCTCACTGAGGGAGGGGTTGACcagcctctctgtcctcctctcactCATACTGGCCAGCTCATGGACCCCGATGGCCAGGTAGTCTAGAgcctggggggagagagggttagccttgtcccagatcagtttgtgctgccTTGCCAACTCCTGTGATCATTGGTAAGATAGTACAATCATATCTATGACCAGTCTAGGAAAGAGGGGGAACAGTACTGAAGGAACCGAGAAATGTATTGTATGGAGTGAATCTGTTTGTCTGTGACTCTACCTTGGCTGGGTATTCTCCATGGAAATTACCCCCAGAGATAGTCTCACCTCGCTCTGCAAAAACCAGCTGGAGGAGAGTTAAGGTTTCGTATTTGGGACAACATTATGAGTCTCTAATATAAACTGTATACAGGAAACCAAAGCCCATGTGGGCTAGTCCAATAGCTCCCCCRTGTGGTGAACTTATATAatcacaggaggggactaaaagGAGATCAAAGAAAGACATGACTTCTTCAAGTAAATATAACATAATTGTAACACTTTGGGAGGATACAGGGTTGTCAGTGGCACTGTTGAGCTCAGTGGTGAGGATGCTCTTAACAAAGGCTATGGTGTCGTTAACCACCCCATGAAcctacaagagaggagagagatgcaaaTAAACACTGGTACTAGGGTTAGTTCACTCCAGCCCCTCACTGCAGCGGTACAAAgagttgtaacacacacacatgcacacacatgcacacgagcgcacacacactctacctGTGGGATACAGCGGAGGGTGTATGCATCCTGGACACGGTCACATGTCCTATGACTATCTACAGGAAAACACAACAAAGGAAGTCAGAGACAGGAAATGACCAAACAGCACTGTTAAGGTTCCCACCAAACATCTTTATTTGGACACAAAATCATAAgaagaattgagtgtgtgtgtttctgtgtgtgtgtttcgcctGCCTGACTTTACCAGAGATCTGGGAGGGGAAGACGTCCGAGTGGAGTAGAGAGCGCAGTCTCAGAGCCACCTCTATCTGACCAGGGTGTGGCCTCACTGCATGGATGTCTGGAAGGGCAGAACAAACCAGTTCACAATGGAATGGAACGGGTAACTTCTTATAGCTTTATCAAAGCTCCAACAGtaaaatcactgtgtgtgtgtgtgtgtgtgtgtgtgtgtgtgtgtgtgtgtgtcattgaagGCTTTGACCATAGCCTGGACCGTTTCCATGGAGACGCCACTGTACCCTTTGGCCAGAACGTTGATCCTCAGAGCCAGTAGCATACGGGTCCTCTCTACACTCAATGGGGTGCCCACtcctacacaaacacatacacgcacacgcacaacacacacacacacacacaccaccacacacacacacacacacacacacacacacaacacacacacacacaccacacNNNNNNNNNNNNNNNNNNNNNNNNNNNNNNNNNNNNNNNNNNNNNNNNNNNNNNNNNNNNNNNNNNNNNNNNNNNNNNNNNNNNNNNNNNNNNNNNNNNNNNNNNNNNNNNNNNNNNNNNNNNNNNNNNNNNNNNNNNNNNNNNNNNNNNNNNNNNNNNNNNNNNNNNNNNNNNNNNNNNNNNNNNNNNNNNNNNNNNNNNNNNNNNNNNNNNNNNNNNNNNNNNNNNNNNNNNNNNNNNNNNNNNNNNNNNNNNNNNNNNNNNNNNNNNNNNNNNNNNNNNNNNNNNNNNNNNNNNNNNNNNNNNNNNNNNNNNNNNNNNNNNNNNNNNNNNNNNNNNNNNNNNNNNNNNNNNNNNNNNNNNNNNNNNNNNNNNNNNNNNNNNNNNNNNNNNNNNNNNNNNNNNNNNNNNNNNNNNNNNNNNNNNNNNNNNNNNNNNNNNNNNNNNNNNNNNNNNNNNNNNNNNNNNNNNNNNNNNNNNNNNNNNNNNNNNNNNNNNNNNNNNNNNNNNNNNNNNNNNNNNNNNNNNNNNNNNNNNNNNNNNNNNNNNNNNNNNNNNNNNNNNNNNNNNNNNNNNNNNNNNNNNNNNNNNNNNNNNNNNNNNNNNNNNNNNNNNNNNNNNNNNNNNNNNNNNNNNNNNNNNNNNNNNNNNNNNNNNNNNNNNNNNNNNNNNNNNNNNNNNNNNNNNNNNNNNNNNNNNNNNNNNNNNNNNNNNNNNNNNNNNNNNNNNNNNNNNNNNNNNNNNNNNNNNNNNNNNNNNNNNNNNNNNNNNNNNNNNNNNNNNNNNNNNNNNNNNNNNNNNNNNNNNNNNNNNNNNNNNNNNNNNNNNNNNNNNNNNNNNNNNNNNNNNNNNNNNNNNNNNNNNNNNNNNNNNNNNNNNNNNNNNNNNNNNNNNNNNNNNNNNNNNNNNNNNNNNNNNNNNNNNNNNNNNNNNNNNNNNNNNNNNNNNNNNNNNNNNNNNNNNNNNNNNNNNNNNNNNNNNNNNNNNNNNNNNNNNNNNNNNNNNNNNNNNNNNNNNNNNNNNNNNNNNNNNNNNNNNNNNNNNNNNNNNNNNNACACACTTTTCGATATGTGTATTTCAATTACACCAGGTGTGCAATTTAGTCAAGGGCAGGCCTGATCTGTCCCTTGGATATAAAGGTATTATAATGACATATACTGGGTTTATATAAGCATGGTACCCACCAGCACTATGAGATCGAATCAGATTCACCTGTAGTTCactgaagacaaaaaaaaacacacacacacacacacacacacacacacacacacacacacacacacacacacacacacagtcaataaaTGATTCTGACAGTTAGCGATTGACAAACAGATCTAGTTCACAATGTTTATTCATATGGGAAAAGACTAGTTCTTCCCAGCTAGTTAATAAACAACTTACATGAGCTTATCTTTCGGAATGAGCGTATGAGCAAATTTCCCAAACCCTGTGTTGACGCCATAGACAACTACAGGGGAAGAGCACACAGATATACATAAAGAGACATAAACACATGTAGAATCATACATTCTATTCATCTATAGCTATATATTCTATAGCTATATAATCTattaatatatatctatatattctaTTAATCTATAGCTATATATTCTAATCTATACATACCTCGGTTTTCTTTTATGATGGTTTCTATCACTTCTCTGGCTTCATTGATTTTCCCTTCAGCCTCGTACGTCAGCTGGGTGCCAAAACAGAGGAGTTCAAATGTTAACTGAGAGTAGTCGGCCAGCACGGCTGATAACGGTGTGATTGGACTATGATGAAGCATGGTCTTCTTTAATCATACCTTGATGTTGAACAGACCTTTCCCCAAACGGACCAGATCAGCTATGGTCAGACTGTTCCCATCCAGAGAGAGGTACTGGAACGCaacaagtcacacacacagacaacgtcAATGACAGGCATACAGGCATACAYACAGACACACAGCAATGTAGTCAGCTGTTATACAGGGTTACATTGTGGGAAACGTGTCAAATTCGATTTGCTTTTCCATTATAATTTTGACTAATTWATTATGTTCCTCCATCAAGTCTCCCATCCTTTTCTCCCCACCCCCMTATTTATGCCGTTGAATAGAATATTGTTCAAGCAGAGGATAATAACAGAATGCAGATYCTCACCTTTTTGGGATCTAGAGACTGGCGTTTCCCAATGGCAGTTTCTTCCTTACCAACGTTGATAAAGTCGTTGTGCTCCGGCACATCCATTAGGAGAGAGAGAKCAactatcagagagaaagagagagagggatacaatCAGAGAGTGGTAAAGACAGGTAGCAACCTGTGACAATGACAGAGACAATTCTTTATAAAGCCAGGGGAAAGGATCATTTTCATTCATTAACTGGTCTACCCACCACAGGGCTGGTTGCAACACAGTTAGGCTTGTGCCTGGTCGTTACTCTACGTCCGATTAAACATGTAATACCAACTTTTTTTATGTGTAACTGGTGCAACCACCCCCTGTACATTAACAGTTCTGTCTCACATTATGTCCCTGTCTTGGTCCCCAGTCAGCGtacaactgtcacgttctgaccttagttccttttttatgtctttattttagttggtcagggacCTGCTTTCTCTACTCCAGCGTCCGTCGTGACTTATCATGAATCTGAAGCCATCaaacgaagcatcggggagtgtGGGCTTTCCACTCTGGTGGTGACGCCGATAGAACAGAAATGCCTAAGCCAGCTTGTCCATCTTCCACGCCCTATGCTGGCTCGAGGTTTTCTTGTCCGGTTGCTTCGGCAAGCAGGCGCCCATCCCATGTCAGGGCATCAGCCGGATCGCCCAGGTTTTTAAGCCTCACCGGCTCGCCAGGCTTCTGCGCTTCATCAGGCTCCCATGTTCCAGCAGGATCCTCGGGGGGNNNNNNNNNNNNNNNNNNNNNNNNNNNNNNNNNNNNNNNNNNNNNNNNNNNNNNNNNNNNNNNNNNNNNNNNNNNNNNNNNNNNNNNNNNNNNNNNNNNNNNNNNNNNNNNNNNNNNNNNNNNNNNNNNNNNNNNNNNNNNNNNNNNNNNNNNNNNNNNNNNNNNNNNNNNNNNNNNNNNNNNNNNNNNNNNNNNNNNNNNNNNNNNNNNNNNNNNNNNNNNNNNNNNNNNNNNNNNNNNNNNNNNNNNNNNNNNNNNNNNNNNNNNNNNNNNNNNNNNNNNNNNNNNNNNNNNNNNNNNNNNNNNNNNNNNNNNNNNNNNNNNNNNNNNNNNNNNNNNNNNNNNNNNNNNNNNNNNNNNNNNNNNNNNNNNNNNNNNNCtgattggggtgggcattcttgttgtttttctatgtttgttctgttgttatatttctatgtgtttggcctatatggttctcaatcagaggcaggtgtcagtcgttgtctctggttgggagccatatttaggtagccagtttcctgtgttagtaccatacgggactgtttcgtgttttgtttgtacttttgttattttgttcagtgttctgtggatttattaaatatctcattatggacacttaccacgctgcacattggtccgatccttgctactcctcctcagacgaagaggaaatccgttacaacACCAATGTTTAGTGGAGAAGTGTAACAAGTTGTGTGAGATATCCTTGTACATAAGTGTCGGGGGGGGTACTTTCACCGCTGCTCCCCCATCCTGGCTCTCAACGGCGCCAggctccccatcattacacacacctgccaccatcattacgcctGCCTTCCCCCAGTCATGCGCAtcagcaattattggactcacctggactcaatcacctgtgtcattacctcccctatatctgtctgttccctgcttcaggatTAATGTTCATATGTGGTTGtattacccgtgtgctgacgctgttcRTGTCTTGTTCCTTATTAAACGTTGARTCRccgtacctgcttctctactccagcgtKGGTCCTTACAAACACACAATAMCAAACTAAAGTGTGAAGGCTTATTCAACTTTTCTAGCATGAGTTCTTTACCACTCCTTGGTTAGCCAGCATCTGCCTCCTCAGGTGATGCTGCAGATGAATCAGTTCCCTCTTTATACTGCATCTTATTGATGAAACGGTATTAATGGAAAAAGGTCAGCTTCACAGTCAAGTTCCAGCCAAAGCCTACTCAACCCTCATTCTAGGCTTGTGCAATTATATATCTACTATACCCAGCCACCAAGCAGATTGTGTACAGTAAAGGGAGGGAATTGTCATTTGGAATGTGACCCACCAAGCTAGTTGTAAACAGTCATGAGCCATAGCAGTCTGATATGATAKATCTGATTATTTAAAGTGTTGGATAATCATCTGTGCAAATACTCAATGTGGACCATGTAAAAACACAGATCTGTCTgtaaagacagacaggtagattGTAGTGTACTTGTTTGTACTGGAACTACAGATGTAACGGAGTACGCGGCTGATTTGTCATGTGTCTATAGAAATATGGTGGAGCTGTGTTGAACAGTAATAGAACATGTGGGATGATTCAGTTGTCAGCAACTGGGTGTCTGACTTTCTGTTCAAATCAGTTTCTGAGAAAGCAACGAAGGAGCGCAACTTTGGCAGTTTTGGACATTTCATATAGATTAGAACAGCGTGTTTAAGGCACTTGAACACTTGCAGCCCACACTTGGATCAAAGCCTAATAAAAGGAGATGTATCAGAGTAATCTCTCAMCTTGGGGTTGACCATAACAGCCATTGATCAGGGTCAGAAGAAACAGCAGATATGGCTGGACTGCGGATTGTGGTAACCGTGACTCCAGACATGCCCATGGGATGGTATCCATGGGATGGTATCTATAAGATGGTATCCAtgggatcaatcaatcaatcaaatgtatttataaagcccatcttacatcaactgatgtcacaaagtgctgtacagaaacccagcttaaaaccccaaaacagcaagcaatgcaggtgtagaagcacggtggctaggaaaaactccctagaaaggccaaaacctaggaagaaacctagagaggaaccaggctattaggggtggccagtcctcttctggctgtgccgggtggagattataacagaacatggccaagatgttcaaatgttcatagatgaccagcagggtcaaataataataatcacagtggttgtagagggtgcaacaggtcagtaaatgtcagttggctatcATTCATtcatatctctaccgctcctgctgtctctagagagttgaaagcagcaggtctgggacaaggtagcacgtccggtgaacaggtcagggttccatagccacaggcagaacagttgaaactggagcagcagcatgactagttggactggggacagcaaggagtcatcaggccaggtagtcctgaggcatggtcctagggctcaggtcgtccgagagagagaggggaaaaaagagagaattagagagagcatacttaaattcacacaggacaccggatacgacaggataaatactccagatataacagactgacccttgtCCCACGACACAAACTATTccaacataaatactggaggctgagacgagaggggtcgggagacactgtggccccgtccgacgatacccccggacagggccaaacaggcaggatacaaccccacccactttgccaaggcacagctcccacaccactTGAGGGATCTCTTCAactaccaacttaccatcctgagacaaggccgagtatagcccagaaagatctcccccacggcacgaacccaaggggtgcgccaacccggacaggaagatcatgtcagtgactcaacccactcaagtgacgcacccctcctggggacggcatggaagagcactagtaagccagtgactcagcccctgtaatagggtttgaggcagagaatcccagtggagagaggggaaccggccaggcagagacagcaagggcggttcgttgctccagtgcctttctgttcaccttcacactcctgggccagactacactcaatcacaggatctactgaagagatgagtcttcaataaagacttaaaggtcgagaccgagtctgcYTCgttcacatggataggcagaccattccataaaaatggagctctataggagaaagttctgcctccagctgtttgcttagaaattctagggacagtaaggaggSctgcgtcttgtgactgtagcgtacgtgtaggtatgtacagcaggaccaaatcagaaagatagtgTAATGCTTTGTATGGTATCTATGGGATGGTATCCAGGCAGAGTGTTAGTTGGGTAAAGCATAGTGGCGCGACTACTGCAGAATTCCAGAGACAACATTCCAGAAGCAGAGAACATGCAATTAGATTGAGAACTGGAGCTGGAGCAAGGCACGGAGATACCAGGGAGACGCAGGCAGGGTGCCTGGCCCTTTtagatacacacacgcacgcacgcgcgccacgcacgcacgcacgcacgcacgcaccacgcaacCACGGCAAaagcaccacgcacgcacgcacgcacgcacgcaacgcacgcacgcacgcaacgcacgcacgcaccacacacaacaccacacacacacaccacacaccacacacacacacaacacacacacacacacacacaacaccacaccacagtcGTAGGACATCTTGTGTGGAGGTTAAAGACAAAGCCTATTATCCCTCTtaagggctcagacacaccaatagcaTTTGCTGGCTGAGATAGTTAGCACTTCTGAACGTAATTGAGATTAGATGCCCACCAATTTACATATAAACACATGAAAAATTAAACGATAGATCCACATTCGTGAGATGTGTGCAGCCTTAACAATACAATTAAGAGGTACAAAACAACTCTCAATCCCACACAGGACAGTTTGTTCACTAATCAGCCAGGGCCCATTGCTTCTGGTTGTTACTAAACACGGGACCACCACAGCTCCATCCATAGAGACAACCCTAACTTAGGTGCGCCCTACATTA encodes the following:
- the LOC112074822 gene encoding histidine ammonia-lyase; its protein translation is MDVPEHNDFINVGKEETAIGKRQSLDPKKYLSLDGNSLTIADLVRLGKGLFNIKLTYEAEGKINEAREVIETIIKENRVVYGVNTGFGKFAHTLIPKDKLIELQVNLIRSHSAGVGTPLSVERTRMLLALRINVLAKGYSGVSMETVQAMVKAFNLPVPFHCELVCSALPDIHAVRPHPGQIEVALRLRSLLHSDVFPSQISDSHRTCDRVQDAYTLRCIPQVHGVVNDTIAFVKSILTTELNSATDNPLVFAERGETISGGNFHGEYPAKALDYLAIGVHELASMSERRTERLVNPSLSELPAFLVQDGGLNSGFMIAHCTAAALVSESKALCHPSSVDSLSTSAATEDHVSMGGWAARKALRVVEHVEQVLAIELLAACQALEFLRPLKSTTPLEKVHELVRTVVRPWDHDRQMSPDIEAAHTLLREEKVWEAARPYMDQYRDRLGLKPLPLND